The Bacillus sp. F19 DNA segment ACCTGGGCTGCCGTGATGCCGTTATAGCCTACAGCAGCATACATGTCCTCATCGTTTGAGAAATTGAATTTTTCAGCTACACGCTTTAAATTATCATTCGTTAAGACTTCTTTTAATTCAAAGTCAAGATTTTTAATTTCTTTCTCAACCATTTCTTTGCCTTTGTCTACATTTTCCTCACGGCGCTGCTTTTTGAAGAATTGGCGGATTTTATTTTTCGCCTGAGACGTTTGGGCAAGCTTTAGCCAATCCTGACTAGGTCCATAGGAATGTTTGGAAGTCATGATTTCAATAATGTCGCCTGTTTTTAATTTATAGTCCAGAGTGACGATTTTGCCGTTTACTTTTGCACCGATCGTCTTGTTGCCGATCTCTGAATGGATGCGGTAGGCAAAGTCAATCGGAACAGAGCCTGATGGCATTTCAATCACATCGCCTTTAGGCGTAAAAATAAATACCATATCTGAAAACAGGTCGATTTTTAATGATTCCATAAACTCTTCAGCATTGGTTGTTTCATTCTGGAACTCCAGAATTTCACGGAACCATGTTAATTTTTGTTCAAGAGTTGATTGCTCTTCGGCCTCTTTGCCTTCTTTGTATGCCCAGTGAGCAGCAATCCCGTATTCTGCAATCGTGTGCATATCCTTTGTGCGGATCTGAACTTCAAGAGGATCGCCTTTTGGGCCGATCACTGTTGTATGCAGGGATTGATACATATTAGGTTTTGGCATGGCTATATAATCTTTGAATCTGCCCGGCATCGGCTTCCAGCATGTGTGAATAATGCCGAGAACGGCATAGCAGTCTTTAATGCTGTTTACGATAATCCGAACGGCCAACAAATCATAAATTTCATTAAACTGCTTGTTCTGAAGTGCCATTTTCCGGTAGATGCTGTAAATATGTTTTGGACGGCCTGAGAAATCGGCTTTTATATTTACTTCATGAACACGGTTTTTCACTTCATCAATGACTTCTTCTAAATAAAGCTCGCGTTCTGCACGCTTTTTCTTCATTAAATTTACGATGCGGTAATACTGCTGCGGATTCAAATAGCGCAGAGCTGTATCCTCAAGCTCCCACTTTATTTTTGAAATCCCCAACCGGTGTGCAAGCGGCGCGAAAATTTCAAGGGTTTCATTAGAGATTCTCCGCTGCTTTTCTTGCGGCAAATGCTTAAGTGTGCGCATATTGTGAAGACGGTCAGCAAGTTTAATTAAGATCACACGAATGTCCTGTGCCATTGCGACAAACATTTTACGATGATTTTCAGCCTGTTGTTCTTCGTGAGATTTATATTTAATTTTTCCTAGCTTTGTAACTCCGTCCACTAGCATGGCGACTTCATCATTAAATGTTTGTTTCAAGTCATCAAGTGTCACGTCCGTATCTTCTACGACGTCATGTAAAAATCCACCCGCGATAGTCGACGGATCCATGTCCAAATCAACTAAAATCCCTGCGACCTGTATAGGATGAATAATATATGGTTCACCCGATTTTCGGTATTGTTCACGATGCGCCTCTTCTGAAAAATCATAGGCTTTCTGAATGAAAAGCAAGTCTTCATCCGTTAAATATTGTTTTGCCTTCTCTATGACCTGCTCAGCAGTCAGTACTTGTTCATTAGCCATGGAATCACCTTTACAATGAAAACTTTATTGTACCTATTATCATTAAAAACACAGAAGATGTAAAGAGATATACAGTCTTTTCTATGCCCAATTAATGGCTGGTACCTGCCTTAATATAGAAAAAGCACCCATTCCCGAGTGCTTTTCACTATGCGATTAAAACTTCATCAGTGTCAAAATATCGTAATCATCCAATTTGCTGCGTCCGTCAAGGTAGCTTAATTCGATTAAGAAAGCGATGCCGGCTACGACTCCGCCAAGCTCTTCTACCAATTTGATTGTTGCTTCAATCGTTCCGCCTGTAGCAAGCAAATCATCTGTGATTAACACGCGCTGACCTGGTTTGATGGCATCTTTATGCATTGTAAGCACATCTTTGCCATACTCAAGTCCATACTCTACGCGTACAACCTCGCGAGGAAGCTTGCCTTCTTTGCGGACTGGCGCAAAGCCTACTCCTAGTGAATAAGCTACAGGACAGCCGATGATAAATCCGCGGGCTTCCGGTCCTACAATTATATCAACGTTTTGTTTGCGCGCATATTCAACAATTTGATCTGTTGCATAGCGGTAAGCTTCACCGTTGTCCATTAGAGTTGTAATATCTTTAAACTGAATACCAGGCTTCGGATAATCCGGAACCACTGTTACATATTTCTTTAAATCCATATTAAGTTTGTCCTCCTCATGCATTGACAAGCGTTGACGATATTTTCATTCTATCATCAAACCATGTTTTTAAATCCTGGTATGACGAATATAGTAGCGTATTTTCTAGCTCTAATTGCTGAAGCTTAGAAGCATACGCAATAGATTCGGCTAGATCTCTTTTTGGCGGATGATGATTGACAGAAATAATGCCATTCTCTATTGTAGCAAATTCCAGGTCAAAAAACACCTGTGACATGAAATCTATTGTTTCTTTTGACCAGCCTTTATGCCGGGCTAGCGCTTCTGCATGTTTTTTTAAGTCAAATGACCCTTTTTGTTTCAAAAATCCATAATACCATTTGAAGTGTTCTCTTGTCGGTATTGTGGCAAAAAAATGTTCCGTATGCTGATGGAAAATAGCATAGATCCGGTCCGGGCGCGCTCCTTCAAAAAGAGCATTCAGATGTTCGATAGAAGATGGCGTGTCAATGAATGTGACATATTTATCTTTTAAATCCAAGTCGCCCGCATCTTGGCCGCTTTCCAAAAATAGAATATTGAGATCCGAGCCTTCAAGCAAAGAGAGGGTTTCTTTTTGGAAAACTATATGGACATTTTTTTCATCATTTATTTTTTCAATTGCTTTTTGAAGATTGCGGGTTCCTCTTGCATCAAAAAGCTGCCACTCATTGACAGCGAGATCCTGGATCATGAATTGCGGCTTTCGGAAGTTATTCCATTCATTAATAGATAATTCACCAACCATTGACACTTTTGCAAGTGGAGCCATATGATCATGAAGATGCCCGAATCCAAATCCAATACAATCGAGCTGCTGATGATTTTGTTCAACCGCCAATTTCAAATGTGTTTGATCTGACCCTATCTTCCTCATCGATCCTAATTGAACGGAGTCAAGCAGGAAGAGAGGCTTTGGGTTGCTCATGCCAAACGGAGCGAGCAGCCCAATTTCTTCGATAGAGTCCGTAGTGATTTCGGAAAGAGTACATTCCGCATCAATTGTTTTGATGGGTATGAAATCTTTGTCAGTCAGCTTCTCAGCCGCAAGAGCATTCAAGCGCTGTCTCAATTGATCAACATCATCAATATCAAGTGTCATTCCAGCTGCCATTGGATGACCTCCGAAATGCGGCAGAATGTCCCGGCACGTTGACAAATTAGCAAATAAATCAAAACCCGCAATGCTTCTTGCAGATCCTTTAGCCATTCCCTTGCCGTGGTCAATACTTAAAATAATCGTAGGTCTATAATATTTCTCTACCATTCTCGAAGCTACAATTCCGACAACGCCTGGGTTCCAACCTTCCTTTGCCAGAACAAGAACCGGATTTTCTTCAATTGGATACAATGATTCTACTTGTTCGATTGCTTCTTCCGTAATTTGAGAGACGATTTTCTGTCTTTCTTTATTGAGGAGGTCAATGTCTTTTGCAAGACTTTGAGCCTCATCATCATCTTCTGACATAAGGAGATGAACAGCCGGATCAGCCGATTCCAGCCTCCCTACGGCATTTATCCGCGGCCCGATGGCAAATCCGATCGTCTCTTCATTTACATCTTTTCCGTCAGCTCCTGCTGCTTTAAGGAGCGCTTTTAACCCTTTTCGTTTTGTTCGTTTTAATTGCTGTATGCCAAGGCGTGCAATCAGGCGATTCTCGCCTTGAAGCGGAACAAGGTCCGCGATGGTTCCTATTGCGGCAATTTCAAGCAAATTCTCCGGTGCTTTGCCAAGCAGTGCATGGGCAAGCTTAAAAGCTACGCCAACACCTGCTAACTCTTTGAAAGGATATTGGCAATCAGGCTGCTTTGGATGGATAATCGCAAAAGCATCTGGAAGAACCGGTCCTGGTTCATGATGATCGGTTATAATCAGATCAACGCCCAGCTCTTTTGCAAGAGCCGCTTCATTCACAGCCGAGATCCCTGTATCAACCGTAATGATTAAAGAAAAACCTTCATCATGAGCATGGCGGAAAGCCATCTCATTTGGACCATAGCCTTCAGTAAAGCGATTAGGTATATAAAAATCAGCATTAGCTCCGAGTGAGTTAAGCGTTTCTAGCAGAACCGTCGTAGAACTCACTCCATCTGCATCATAATCTCCAAAAATCAATATCTTTTCTTGATTCGCCATGGCATCGTTTATACGCTTAACAGCTTGTTCCATTCCAAGGAGCATGAATGGATCAAAAAAACCGTGCTTTTCAATATTCAGGAATTGGTCTGCCTGCTCAGCAGTCTCAATTCCGCGGTTTAATAACAAGGAAGCAATCAGAGGAGTAACATTCATCGTATTTATCAATTCATCAGCTTTATCTGAATGGTGTTTAGAAACATTCCATCTAGTCTTCGCTTTCAGCAAAAAAATCACCCCTTAACCTCACTATTATACTAGAGTGGGTAAGGGGTGACAAACTGGAAATCTGGAAATTATAATTCCTCTGATGTCTGGCCGATTTGCTTTGCTCCGTGCGCACTGCTTGTTGTTTTATGAACAAGCGGATCTTTTTTAAGTGCTTCGTTTTCATTTATAAGCTCTGCCTTTTCCTTTTCCAGAACTTTCACTTTGCGCTGAAGAGCGTAAATTCTTGTCAGTCCTGCAGAAGCAATCATAAGTCCTCCAAGCAGAACAGAACCCAGAACAATCAGAATAAGCGGCCATTGGGCTTTACCGAATAAATAATCAACTTCAACCGGATCCACATTTATGACAGCAAAAACCGCAACAATAAGTGCAAAAAGAATCGCAAAAATAAAACTCCATTGTCTCTTCATATTCTTTCCCCCTTCTGAAAACCTCTCTCCTTTATACCCTTTTTTAAAATTCATTCAAACAAATATAAGTAAAGGGATGTTCCTTGGCCTAATATTATCTTATCCAGTTACGGCCAAAATTAAAAGACCGCGATTGCTCGCGGTTTCTCTTTTTATACGACTGGTTCGTCATTTTCCTGAACTTTTTTCATCGTGCTTTTCTTCTTAATCTCTTTCCATTTCCAGATCATCCATAGCTGTGCTGCTATAAATAATGAGGAGTAAGTGCCGGAAATTAATCCGATAAGCAGTGCTATTGAGAAATTCCGAATCGACTCGCTTCCTAAAATCAGCAAAGCAATAACACAGAATACGACTGTCAATACAGTATTTACTGATCGCGTGAATGTCTGCTGCAAGCTTCTGTTTACAATGTTTTTTAAGTCATCATACGTTTTGACTTTTGTCTTTTTATATAATTCACGAATTCTGTCAAAAGTTACGATCGTATCATTGATTGAATATCCCACAATTGTCAGAACCGCCGCTATGAACGTAACATCTACTTCAAGGCGTGTAATACTGAAAACGGCTATAATAAAGAATGCGTCATAGAGCAAGGCAATCACTGAAGCTATAGCCATTTTATATTCAAACCTCAAGGATACATAGATAATAATTCCAAGTGAAGCAATTAGAACACCATACATCGCGTTTCTTGCCAATTCTTTCCCGACTGTAGGCGAAACCGTGCTGACACTTGGTTCTTTTCCATATTTTTCACTGAAATACTCTTTGACTTCAGCAATCTCATCTTTATCAAGTACTCCGATAAATCTGGCTACTGCGGTTTGATTTTGGTTGCCGGATAAAACGATATCCTTTGGCTCAAGATCAAGATTCGCAAGTTCTGATTCTACTTCTTCAGCTGTAAGAGTCTTTTCCGCTCCAATTTCGATGCGGGTTCCGCTTGAAAAATCAATGCCAAGATTCAATCGGAACACAAGAAGGAGAATCACCCCGGCAAAAAGCAATATTCCTGAAGCAGCAAAGAATTTTTTCCGGTGCTTAACAAAGTCAACTTTATCAAATTTTGTAGGTGCATCAACATCTTCTGTTGATTTGCTTAAATCAATGATGTCTTTCTTGTTAACTCCAAAATATCCTGGCTTTTTATCAAGCCATCTGCTTTCCACCAATAATCCAAGCAGGATTCTGCTTAAAAAAACAGATGTTAAAAAGCTCACAAGGATGCTTAATACAAGACTGGTTGCAAATCCTTTGACCGCACTTGTTCCGAAGAAAAAGAGCACTCCGCCGGCAAGCATCGTTGTGATATTCGCATCGAAAATAGTAGCAAAAGAACGGCGGTTTCCAGCTCTGTACGCTGATCTTATGGACTTGCCAAGCTTGATTTCCTCTTTAATTCTCTCATATGTAATAATATTAGCATCAACAGCCATCCCGACTCCCAAAATCAGGGCTGCAATCCCCGGGAGTGTTAAAACAGCATTCATCCAATCAAAAACTTGAAGGACAAGATAAAGGTATGCACTTAAAGTTACGATTGCAATGAACCCCGGCAATCGATAGAAGTAGAGCATAAATAAGAAAATAAAGCTGATCCCGATAACTCCCGCAAGAACCGTTTTCTGCAGCGCTTCTTCACCAAACTGCGCTCCTACCGAAGTAGAATAGGTTTCATCGAGTTTAACAGGAAGTGATCCAGCATTTAGAAGATTGGCAAGATCTTTTGCTTCTTCAACTGTAAACTGGCCTGTAATCGTTACATCGGTTGTATTAAAAACTTCTCCGACGTTTGGATTTGATAAAAATTTTGGTGATTCTTTTGTAACTTCTTCTTTATATGAGTCACCTTTTTCGTAATCAAGCCAAATAACAAGCTGATTTTCGGGTTGCATCGCCACGATTTGCTCTGTTACGTTTTTAAACTTTGCAGCATCCTTAAGTTTAACTGCCACGATAGGTTCTTGTGTATCTGGATCAAAGGTCTGTTTTGATGCGCCTTCCACAAGATCCGAGCCATTCATCATGACTTTATCATTTACATCCCGAAATGTGAGCTCTGCCTGAGTGGAGAGGATTTCCCTTGCCTGGCTTTGGTCCTTGACTCCTGCAAGCTGAACTCTGATTCTGTTTTCTCCTTCGATTTGGATGTTTGGTTCACTGACACCAAGCACATTCGCTCTCTTTTGAAGAGCATTCACTGTACTTACCATTGCATTGCGGTCGATCTTATCGCCTTCATTTGCAGGCTTTACATCATATAGGATTTCAAAGCCGCCCTGAAGATCAAGTCCAAGCAAAATATTATCTGCAGTTTTGCTTCCAAATGCTCCAATCAAACTGCCTACGCAAAGGACGAGTAAGAAAAAAACGATAATGCGTCCTTTTTTCACCATATTGTTTCCTCCTTAGAAAAAAACCATTCAATATGTATTAACTTTCATTGATTCCGAGTTTTTTGCCTTCTTCACTTTCAAACCAGCTGCCCGCCTTATAAGATTCAATCGTTGCGAATGTCATGAATTCATTAGGTTTGATGGCCATAATATCAGCAACCATTTCATACACCATCAGCTCATTTTTTTTCTTCCATTTTTTATTTCTTAGGAAATTCCAAAGCTCTGCTTCTGTGACCTCGCCATAATCGAGGATTTTAAATTCCTCTGCTTTGCTGACTAGCGCCGGCTTTACGTGATGGCGATATTTTTCAATTTCGTCTTTCTCCAACATGACACGCTCCTTCACCTGATCATTTGCGGGATAATTTATCTTGAATAAGCCTTTGATTGAACATACTTGTCATGCTTGGCCAATCATAGCGCATATAGTAATTGTATATGATTACAAGCTATTTGAGAAGGCAGGGAAAGCCATGTCCAAGCAAACATTTTTACAGGGAACATTAATATTGATAGCTGCCGGTCTGATTACCAGGGTTCTGGGGTTTATAAACCGAATCGTTGTGGCGCGCTTTATAGGGGAAGAAGGCGTTGGATTATACATGATGGCGATGCCTACACTGGTCCTTATTATTACGATTACCCAGTTCGGGCTGCCTGTTGCAATATCAAAATTAGTTGCGGAAGCCGAAGCCGAAGGAAATCAGCGGAAGATCAAAAAAATCCTGATCGTCTCTCTTGCGATTACAGGGTCACTTAGTCTTTTATTCACTCCGGCAATCATTCTCCTTGCTCCCTACTTGTCAAACTCATTGCTGACAGACCCAAGAACCCTGTATCCGCTGCTTGCGATTACTCCAGTCGTTCCCATTATCGCGATTTCATCTGTTCTCAGAGGCTATTTTCAAGGCAAGCAAAACATGAGGCCCGCTGCGATATCCCAGGTGCTTGAACAAATTGTCCGGATATCTTTAATTGCTGTTTTTACAAAAACGTTCCTTCCGTATGGGATTGAATACGCTGCAGCAGGGGCCATGGCATCAGCCGTCATCGGAGAACTGATTTCCCTGCTTTACTTATTCTCGATGTTTAAGATGAAAAAGAAATTCAAAATCAGAAGAAAGTTCTTCAAATCATTGCATGACGGAAAAGATACGTTTCAAAACTTAATGAGCATTGCACTCCCAACAACAGGAAGCCGCATGATCGGTTCCATTGCCTGGTTTTTTGAACCGATTGTTGTCGCACAAAGCTTGGCCATTGCAGGATTTACAGCAGCGATGGCTACAAAACAGTACGGTGAATTAACAGGGTACGCCCTTCCGCTGCTTATGCTGCCGTCATTTATTACATACTCCTTATCTACCGCACTTGTCCCGGCAATCAGCGAAGCCATGGCTCAAAAAAAGCTGCACCTTGTTCAGCACAGACTTCAGCAGGCATTCAGACTGTCTTTAGTGACAGGCGGTTTCGCCGTAGTTATTTTATATATCTATGCCAATCCGATGATGACGGTCATGTACGGCAGCAGCCACGCTGCGATCTTTGTCCAGGTCATGGCCCCATTTTTCATCTTTTACTATTTCCAGGGTCCCCTTCAGGCAGTTTTGCAGGCACTTAACCTTGCAAAAGCAGCAATGATCAATAGTTTTGTCGGCTCAGCCATTAAAACAGCCCTGATTTTCCTATTAGCAACCCGCCCTTCACTCGGTATTATGGGAGCTGCCCTTGCCATTGTAGCAGGAATTATGCTTGTCACGCTGCTTCATTTAGCAACCGTTATGAAGGTGGTCTCCCTGACCATTCGGATTGGAGAATATGCCAAGTGCTTTTTGACAATGATTCTTTCAGGAATAGCGGGTTATTATTTCTATCAAATGCTCTCTCTAAGCATGGGTATTAATTTAATTATTTCTGTCACCTTTACTTTCACGATTTATTGCATCCTTCTGGTCGTCTTCCGCTTAGTTTTTAAGGAAGAATTGAAAAGAATTCCTTATATAGGAAACACACTTTCTAAGCTGGCACCGCGGCGTTAATGTTTATTTTTCATCTATCAGGTCGATAAAAAATGCCCCCTTATTATGTGTGCACAAGGAAATATTCTTTAAATCTATGTAGCCAAGTTCTCTAAGCTGCTGCCTTAGCCACAAGTTTGTCTTGCCGATTCTGAATAAATTTTCCTCTTGAATCAATCCGTCGATTATTAATGGCAGCTGCAGTTCCTGACTTTCATTGTCATGTTCTTTTTTTATAACAGATAACTTCCCTGATGGTTCAAGGATGGCAAAATCCACTTCGCTGATATCGTTAATATCCTTTTCCCTCAGCTGGATGAGAAGATCATCAAAATTATAGCGCTGAGTTTTCATGGCATGTTCATTAATTTTGCCTCTATCTATGATGATTGTCGGCTTTCCGTCCAACAGTTTTCTTACTTTATGATTTTTTAGCGACAGATAGGCAAGGCCAATCTGGATGACAAGCAGCAGAAACATGGGAATGACTGTATGTATCAATGGGTCCTCCGTATTTTCAATGGCCATAACTCCCATTTCTGCGATCATTAAAAAGACAACAAGATCCAGAATACTTAATTCGCCAATTTCCCGTTTTCCCATCAGTCTGAAGATAATAACGATCATTGTATATAAAAAAATCGTCCGTGCCATTATGATTATAGCCTCTTCCACCATATTGCCCCCCTTGCTTACCAGTTACGTTTATTTTGAACGGATAAATCATTTTCATGTAGTGTAAATAGATTCTATTTTCATTTGATGTGAATAGGATGGTAATAAGACGAGCAAAAACAAGCTGACTGGAATAAGGGGGAGATTGCAATCGAAACGCGAAGATGGAGTAAAGCCATTCTTTACGGATTATCCAGTATTTTAATGGCAGCACTTGTAACAAGCTTACTTTTTTCATTGCTGCTCAAATTTACTGGGTTAACGGAAGATTCTATTAAATGGTTTATACTGGGACTCTCATTTTTAGCCGTTTTCATTGGCGGATTTATTGCCGGAGGAAAAGGAAAAGAGCGCGGATGGCTGATCGGAGGCACAACAGCAATCCTCTATACATTAATTATTTTTTTATTTCAATTTTTAGGCTACGGGAAAACATTTACAATGGAGCAGACCATGTATCATGGGGGCTTCCTTGCCATAGCTATGCTAGGCGGGGTAATGGGAGTGAACTTGTCCGGCTCGTCCAAATAGCATCTTGAGACGTTCGTTCTATTAAATAAAAACTAAAAAGAAGCGCAATAATAGCGCTTCTTTTTGTTTGTGCCTTATGTAATTAGGCCTTCTCCATCGTGATGCCTTTTTGCTCAACAACGTCGCGAACAGCGCGGCGGTCAAATGTCAGGCGTGAGCCATCACCAGCTTTGATGATTACTTTTTCTTCATCGATTGAATCAACGATGCCATGCATACCGCCAATCGTTACGACTTTGTCGCCTTTTGACAGACTTTCCTGCATAACACGCACTTTCTTCTGCTGTTTCTGCTGAGGACGGATCAATAAAAAGTAAAAGATCGCAAACATTAAGATTAACGGTCCAACCGTAGTCAATAATTCCATATTTTTCACCCCTTTCAAATCTTAAAAGTTTTTAGCATTCGGCTTGTTAAAACCATATTGTTCAAAGAATTCATCTCTGAAGTCGCCTAATCGGTCTTCACGGATTGCCTGTCTGACCTGCTCCATTAATTTTAACAGAAAATGAAGGTTATGGTAAGAAGTTAATCGAATGCCGAATGTCTCGTCACACTTCATTAAATGACGGATATAAGCGCGGCTGTAATTGCGGCAAGTGTAGCAGTCGCAATTCTCATCAATCGGACCGAAGTCACGGGCATATTTAGCATTTTTCACAACTAAACGGCCGCTGCTTGTCATTAATGTTCCATTTCGCGCAATTCTCGTTGGAAGCACGCAGTCAAACATATCTATCCCTCTAACTGCTCCGTCAATCAATGAATCTGGAGAGCCAACACCCATCAGGTAACGCGGTTTATTGGACGGAAGCAAAGGCGTTGTCGATTCAAGCACACGGTTCATTATGTCTTTTGGTTCTCCAACGGAAAGGCCCCCGACAGCATAGCCCGGGAAATCCAATGAAACTAAATCTCTTGCACTTTGCTTTCTTAATTCCTCATATTCTCCGCCCTGTACAATCCCGAATAATCCCTGATCGTGAGGACGCTCATGCGCATTCAAGCAGCGCTCTGCCCATCTGCTTGTCCGTTCTACAGACTTTTTCATATAGTCATATTCAGCCGGAAACGGAGGGCATTCATCAAAGGCCATCATAATATCAGAACCGAGCGCATTTTGAATCTGCATCGCCTTTTCCGGCGAAAGAAACAGCTTGTCGCCGTTCAGATGATTTCTGAAATGAACGCCTTCTTCTTCTATTTTCCGGAATTCACTTAAACTGAAGACCTGGAAGCCGCCGGAATCTGTTAAAATGGCACGGTCCCAGTTCATAAATTTATGAAGCCCGCCAGCTTCCTTTACAATCTCATGGCCAGGTCGCAGCCATAAATGATACGTATTGCTCAAGATGATGCCAGCGCCCATCTGCACGAGCTCTTCCGGCGACATTGTCTTTACAGTAGCCAATGTTCCAACCGGCATAAACACTGGCGTTTCAAATGACCCATGAGGGGTATGAACACGGCCGAGTCTTGCACCGGTTTGTTTACATGTTTTAATTAATTCATAACGTATTGGTGATGATGACACCTTTTTTCCTCCTTCAAGGCTGTTTTTCTTCAGATGATAAGCATGGCATCTCCAAAGCTGAAAAATCGGTATTTTTCCTTGACTGCCGTTTCATAGGCATTCATTATATGTTCTCTTGTTGCTAACGCACTGACCAGCATAATCAAAGATGATTTTGGCAAGTGGAAGTTTGTGACCATACCGTCAATCGCACGGAATTCATAGCCAGGATAGATAAAAATATTTGTCCATCCGCTGTCTTCAATGAATTTCCCTTCATTTTTCGAAGCTATTGTCTCAAGAGTGCGTGTTGAAGTTGTCCCAACCGATATAATCCTCCCGCCTTCAGCGCGCACTTGATTTAGCAGCTGAGCTGTTCCTGTACTCATTTGATAAAATTCAGCATGCATTTCATGTTCTTCTACTACATCAGCGTTTACAGGCCGGAATGTTCCCAAACCAACGTGAAGAGTGATAAACGCAATATGAACCCCTTTTTCTTTCAATTGATCTAAGATCTGCTCCGTAAAATGAAGTCCTGCCGTTGGGGCTGCAGCTGATCCTCTCTCTCTTGAGAAGACCGTCTGGTACCGCTCCTGATCATCCAGCTGCTCTTTGATATACGGAGGCAGCGGCATTTTACCCAAAGCATCTAAAGCCTCATAAAAAATCCCTTCATATTTGAACTCAAGCAATCTCCCGCCGTGTTCAGACTCGCCAGTGCACACAGCATGCAGAACGCCGTCTCCAAATACTAGTTCAGTGCCAATTTTCACACGTTTTGCCGGTTTCGCCAGAACTTCCCAGACATCGCCTTGCTCTTGCTTCAGCAAAAGCAGTTCAATTTTTGCCCCCGTGTCTTTTTTCTCCCCAATTAAACGGGCAGGCAGCACACGGGTATTATTAAGAACAAGACAGTCTCCCTTATGGAAATAATCAATGATTGTTCTGAATTGTTCATGGTGAATGGAGCCTGTTTCTTTATCAAGGACCATCAGCTTAGAAGCATCGCGTTCTATAAGCGGCACTTGTGCAATTAGTTCCTCTGGCAAGTTAAAATCAAATAAATCTACTTTCATTGTTTTTCACCTTTTCTATTATTTGAACCGTCCGA contains these protein-coding regions:
- the queA gene encoding tRNA preQ1(34) S-adenosylmethionine ribosyltransferase-isomerase QueA; this encodes MKVDLFDFNLPEELIAQVPLIERDASKLMVLDKETGSIHHEQFRTIIDYFHKGDCLVLNNTRVLPARLIGEKKDTGAKIELLLLKQEQGDVWEVLAKPAKRVKIGTELVFGDGVLHAVCTGESEHGGRLLEFKYEGIFYEALDALGKMPLPPYIKEQLDDQERYQTVFSRERGSAAAPTAGLHFTEQILDQLKEKGVHIAFITLHVGLGTFRPVNADVVEEHEMHAEFYQMSTGTAQLLNQVRAEGGRIISVGTTSTRTLETIASKNEGKFIEDSGWTNIFIYPGYEFRAIDGMVTNFHLPKSSLIMLVSALATREHIMNAYETAVKEKYRFFSFGDAMLII